One Streptomyces coeruleorubidus DNA segment encodes these proteins:
- a CDS encoding SDR family oxidoreductase, with amino-acid sequence MELDGKVAVVTGGTRGVGAGIARAFVRAGAEVVVCARRPPEVPVPGTEFAPLDVRDAEAVRRLCGELPRLDVLVNNAGGSPHRPLTHAGADRHARVVELNLVAPLTMSLAAYEHLRRARGSIVMIGSVSGGRPSPGTAAYGAAKAGLENLARSMAVEWAPDIRVNTLVVGMVRTELSHLHYGDQDGVAAVARTVPLGRLAEPSDVGRAAVFLASDAAAYISGASLLVHGGGERPAFLDASTANK; translated from the coding sequence ATGGAGCTGGACGGGAAGGTCGCCGTCGTCACGGGCGGGACCCGGGGCGTCGGTGCCGGTATCGCGCGTGCCTTCGTACGGGCGGGTGCCGAGGTCGTGGTCTGCGCCCGCCGCCCGCCGGAAGTCCCGGTGCCCGGAACGGAGTTCGCGCCGCTGGACGTCCGGGACGCCGAGGCCGTCCGGCGCCTGTGCGGCGAGCTGCCCCGGCTGGACGTCCTCGTCAACAACGCGGGCGGCAGCCCCCACCGCCCGCTCACCCACGCCGGCGCCGACCGGCACGCGCGCGTGGTGGAGCTCAACCTCGTGGCTCCGCTGACCATGTCCCTCGCCGCGTACGAGCACCTGCGGCGGGCCAGGGGCTCGATCGTCATGATCGGCAGCGTCAGCGGAGGCCGCCCCTCACCGGGCACCGCCGCCTACGGCGCCGCCAAGGCGGGCCTGGAGAACCTCGCCCGCTCGATGGCCGTGGAGTGGGCGCCCGACATCCGGGTCAACACCCTCGTCGTCGGCATGGTCCGCACCGAACTGTCCCACCTCCACTACGGCGACCAGGACGGCGTCGCCGCCGTCGCCCGCACCGTCCCGCTCGGCCGCCTCGCCGAGCCGTCCGACGTCGGCCGGGCCGCGGTCTTCCTCGCCTCGGACGCCGCCGCCTACATCAGCGGAGCGAGTCTGCTGGTCCACGGCGGTGGGGAGCGCCCCGCGTTCCTGGACGCCTCGACCGCGAACAAGTGA